A part of Desulfurellaceae bacterium genomic DNA contains:
- a CDS encoding PIN domain-containing protein, giving the protein MILLDTDILIDIALDRHPHAGPASELLDRIEHGAESACIAWHTVSNFYYIVAPSRGGGSTRDFLVDLTRFVAVAATSTEALRYAAALPMADFEDALQVAAARTCSARLIVTRNVRDYARSPIQAVAPRAALSDLV; this is encoded by the coding sequence ATGATCCTCCTGGATACGGATATCCTCATCGACATCGCCCTCGACCGGCACCCGCACGCCGGCCCGGCTTCAGAACTCCTGGACCGGATTGAGCACGGTGCTGAGAGCGCCTGCATCGCGTGGCACACAGTGTCGAACTTCTACTACATCGTCGCCCCGTCGCGCGGTGGGGGAAGTACCCGTGATTTTCTCGTCGACTTGACCCGCTTCGTAGCGGTGGCTGCGACGAGCACCGAGGCCCTCCGATACGCAGCGGCTCTGCCGATGGCGGACTTCGAGGACGCGCTGCAGGTGGCGGCCGCGCGTACCTGCAGCGCGCGGCTCATCGTCACACGGAACGTCCGGGACTACGCGCGCTCTCCGATCCAGGCGGTGGCTCCCCGGGCGGCACTTAGTGACTTGGTCTGA
- a CDS encoding ankyrin repeat domain-containing protein — MAQATPAAVQAMLDHGAYPNVQDEHGWTPLHVAVEKNPDPAVVALLLNHGAHPNARTQFGETPLRRDALARGGAAQRQLGGNQPAARPRRPNLTLCPLSGGMARYETPFPAACERSDSRPSRPDRHYAGRC; from the coding sequence ATGGCCCAGGCGACCCCGGCCGCCGTCCAAGCGATGCTTGACCACGGCGCCTATCCCAACGTGCAGGACGAGCACGGCTGGACCCCCTTGCACGTGGCGGTGGAGAAGAACCCAGACCCGGCGGTAGTCGCCCTCCTGCTCAACCACGGCGCCCATCCCAACGCACGGACCCAGTTCGGCGAGACGCCCTTGCGGCGAGACGCCCTTGCACGCGGCGGCGCGGCACAACGACAACTTGGTGGTAATCAGCCAGCTGCTCGACCGCGGCGCCCAAACTTAACACTTTGCCCGTTATCGGGCGGAATGGCCCGCTATGAAACACCCTTCCCTGCGGCTTGTGAGAGGTCCGATAGTCGCCCTTCTCGTCCTGACCGCCACTACGCCGGTCGGTGCTGA
- a CDS encoding amidohydrolase family protein: MPATHKVISADSHIVEPPDLWTSRAPAKYKDQVPHMVHGKVLDEWWIGNEFIQPAASTLVQAQYRNQLYEGKQFGKLSAEDWDAAPTRRWDAVMPGAYQPKAFLKDNELDGIHASVIYPSVGLIFFKRPNSPLLRAIFQAYNDWIAEFCSEDPNRLRGVAMILLDDIEESVKELERCHRMGLAAAQIPTYPEPHRPYDAELYEPFWEAAEALRMPLGLHIQSWRPQPIYGQMGPASAQQPEVARFIGEQEVGADGRTGVDETGLQVNVAFKPIDFLATTDFYVRRAIGEMIFSGVFERHPQLYVVAVEYDTGFVPYFLNRMDWTYKEFADFTYHLGGDKQPRFKNDMLPSDFWRRNVR, encoded by the coding sequence ATGCCAGCGACGCACAAGGTCATTTCGGCCGACAGCCATATTGTTGAACCGCCCGATCTGTGGACCAGCCGCGCCCCGGCCAAGTATAAGGACCAGGTTCCCCACATGGTCCACGGCAAGGTCCTGGACGAGTGGTGGATCGGCAACGAATTCATCCAGCCGGCGGCCAGCACCCTGGTCCAGGCCCAGTACCGCAACCAGCTCTATGAGGGCAAACAGTTCGGCAAGCTGAGCGCCGAGGACTGGGACGCGGCGCCGACCCGGCGCTGGGACGCGGTCATGCCCGGCGCCTATCAGCCCAAGGCATTCCTCAAAGACAACGAGTTGGACGGCATCCACGCCTCGGTCATCTACCCCAGCGTCGGCCTGATCTTTTTCAAACGGCCCAACAGCCCGCTGCTGCGCGCAATTTTTCAGGCCTATAACGACTGGATCGCCGAGTTCTGCTCCGAGGACCCGAACCGCCTCAGGGGCGTGGCCATGATCCTGCTGGACGATATCGAGGAGAGCGTCAAAGAGCTGGAGCGGTGTCATCGGATGGGGCTGGCCGCGGCCCAGATTCCGACCTATCCCGAACCCCACCGGCCGTATGACGCCGAGCTGTACGAACCGTTCTGGGAGGCCGCCGAGGCGCTGCGCATGCCGCTCGGCCTCCACATCCAGTCCTGGCGACCCCAGCCGATCTACGGCCAGATGGGACCGGCCTCGGCTCAGCAGCCCGAGGTCGCGCGGTTTATCGGCGAGCAGGAGGTTGGCGCGGACGGACGGACGGGTGTAGACGAAACAGGGCTCCAGGTCAACGTCGCCTTCAAGCCGATTGACTTTCTGGCCACGACCGATTTCTACGTCCGCCGGGCAATCGGTGAGATGATCTTCTCGGGCGTGTTTGAGCGCCACCCCCAGCTGTATGTGGTCGCGGTTGAGTATGACACCGGCTTCGTGCCGTATTTCTTGAACCGCATGGACTGGACCTACAAGGAGTTTGCCGACTTCACCTATCACTTGGGCGGCGACAAGCAGCCCCGCTTCAAGAACGACATGCTGCCCAGCGACTTCTGGCGGAGAAATGTCCGCAT